In the genome of Limnothrix sp. FACHB-406, one region contains:
- a CDS encoding glycosyltransferase, whose translation MESFDLGIKLYGVEGFNDAVALLYRDYINLLKTISKNLEHFLPKDLMLDNIRIENRSTTYQGSILFDQSDINFEVGKQKEHPESMLQTQCVVRMTVIVSVYCSELFFEGLLKDLVAQTSFRRKEIELIVIDSASPENEQEIIRRFIELHPDQIRYYRSHSRETIYAAWNRAIQGARGKYLINANADDRLRPDAIEVMARYLDEHPDVAMVYPYQLITDIPNETFETTQANRVFNWTTFNPEWLAQGYNLGSHLMWRASLHQKYGYFRPDLKSAGDYEFVLRIAKTEKIVCIPEVLGLYYNNQQGLSMNIAAALPETRRVQAEYGFHYNDVPLYQTQLSSHCRVLVITNLYPPQELGGYGRSLADFAAGLQSRGHQIHVLTSDAPYLGRTPDREDGIDRRLQLWGTYEGQTQELQDPNQINAIVAHNDRILREVLAQLQPNLCLVGNISFLGPAIFGPLLEQQIPTIHHLGFAQVPYPPTLAPQHPLYHLATASEAVAQAVRDSGLTQLATSTTYPGALVRQFSRPTLPQRDKLRILYAGLVIQSKGPHTLLEALTVLQQQQVDFECTIAGNAIHADYLAALRQYLQQTGLVHRVRLVGHLDRAQLADCFAQHNVFVFPSIQPEAFGIVQVEAMAAGLTVLSTGVGGASEVIESGVSGLLFPAGDALALAQALISLPQDAERWARLAATGQAAAFAKFDIERSIDQLELKFEELLRRKAELSSPMVLSIPTSPATDPYTQWLCDRITNVVRVYGLDPSDQNTLSLLRNYRQMIAEFWCNSPAERLADLYAGPPGQFHRELLSSGLVHHPLTQLEVIHRRTLTTALQRSPLPSPEGLKAFLAVMLYFTPGQMRVADAASKLPAWLLPIYQQYF comes from the coding sequence TTGGAAAGTTTTGACTTAGGGATCAAGCTTTATGGTGTTGAGGGGTTCAATGATGCTGTAGCACTACTCTACCGAGATTACATAAACCTGCTAAAAACTATTAGCAAAAATCTTGAACATTTCTTACCTAAAGATCTAATGTTGGATAACATTCGCATTGAAAATAGATCAACAACGTACCAAGGCTCGATACTTTTTGATCAATCTGACATCAATTTCGAAGTTGGAAAACAAAAAGAACATCCTGAATCCATGCTTCAAACTCAATGCGTAGTCCGAATGACAGTGATTGTTTCAGTCTACTGCTCAGAGTTGTTCTTTGAAGGTTTGCTTAAGGATCTAGTGGCGCAAACCAGTTTTCGCCGAAAAGAAATTGAGCTTATTGTTATTGACAGCGCATCCCCAGAAAATGAACAAGAGATTATTCGGCGTTTCATCGAGTTACATCCAGATCAGATACGCTACTACCGAAGTCACTCGAGGGAAACTATCTACGCTGCATGGAATAGAGCAATTCAGGGGGCGCGCGGAAAGTACTTGATCAATGCCAATGCTGACGATCGGCTCCGACCAGATGCGATCGAGGTAATGGCCCGCTATCTTGATGAGCATCCTGATGTCGCAATGGTTTATCCCTATCAGTTGATTACGGATATTCCTAACGAAACCTTTGAAACAACACAAGCCAATCGCGTCTTTAACTGGACAACTTTTAATCCTGAATGGTTAGCCCAGGGCTATAACCTTGGATCTCACCTGATGTGGCGAGCGTCTCTGCACCAAAAGTATGGCTACTTCCGACCAGATTTGAAGTCGGCTGGTGACTACGAGTTCGTTTTGCGAATTGCCAAAACTGAGAAGATTGTATGTATTCCTGAAGTTTTAGGACTGTACTACAACAATCAGCAGGGCTTGTCCATGAATATCGCGGCCGCTCTACCCGAAACACGCCGTGTACAAGCAGAGTATGGCTTCCACTATAACGACGTACCCCTATATCAGACTCAGCTATCTAGTCATTGCCGTGTTCTTGTTATTACCAATCTCTATCCACCCCAAGAACTGGGGGGGTATGGTCGATCGCTTGCGGATTTTGCTGCTGGGTTGCAATCCCGTGGTCACCAAATACATGTTCTAACCAGCGATGCACCTTACCTGGGTCGCACACCAGATCGAGAAGATGGCATTGATCGCCGCTTGCAACTGTGGGGAACCTACGAAGGTCAAACCCAAGAGTTGCAGGATCCTAACCAAATCAATGCGATCGTGGCCCATAACGATCGCATCCTGCGCGAGGTTTTGGCACAACTTCAACCCAATCTTTGCCTGGTTGGTAATATCTCATTCCTCGGCCCGGCGATTTTTGGGCCTTTGCTAGAACAACAAATTCCGACAATTCATCACCTGGGGTTTGCCCAAGTTCCTTACCCACCAACCCTTGCTCCCCAGCACCCGCTCTATCACTTGGCCACCGCTAGCGAGGCCGTGGCTCAGGCGGTGCGAGATTCAGGGTTAACGCAACTGGCAACGTCAACGACTTATCCCGGCGCTCTGGTACGGCAATTTAGCCGGCCCACGCTGCCCCAGCGGGATAAACTCCGGATTTTGTACGCTGGTTTAGTGATTCAAAGCAAGGGGCCCCACACCCTGCTGGAGGCCCTGACCGTGCTGCAACAGCAGCAGGTGGACTTTGAATGCACGATCGCAGGTAATGCAATTCATGCGGATTATTTGGCGGCCCTGCGACAGTACCTGCAACAAACAGGGTTAGTCCATCGGGTGCGCCTGGTTGGCCATTTAGATCGAGCGCAACTGGCTGACTGTTTTGCTCAGCACAATGTCTTTGTGTTCCCTTCGATTCAGCCGGAAGCTTTCGGGATTGTACAGGTTGAAGCAATGGCGGCCGGGCTAACGGTCTTGAGCACAGGGGTGGGCGGGGCTTCAGAGGTGATTGAATCCGGAGTGAGTGGTCTGTTATTCCCAGCCGGTGATGCGCTCGCCCTGGCTCAGGCTCTGATCAGTTTGCCGCAGGATGCAGAACGTTGGGCGCGCCTGGCCGCCACAGGACAAGCAGCAGCCTTTGCCAAATTTGACATTGAGCGATCAATTGACCAACTCGAACTAAAATTCGAGGAGCTATTGCGCCGAAAAGCCGAACTCAGCAGCCCTATGGTCCTTTCCATTCCCACCTCCCCTGCCACCGATCCCTACACCCAGTGGCTGTGCGATCGAATCACAAACGTTGTGCGGGTGTATGGACTTGACCCCAGTGATCAAAATACGCTCTCCCTGCTACGTAACTATCGCCAGATGATCGCTGAGTTTTGGTGTAATAGTCCTGCCGAGAGATTAGCCGATCTCTACGCTGGTCCTCCCGGCCAATTCCACCGGGAACTCTTAAGCAGCGGATTAGTTCATCACCCCTTGACACAACTAGAGGTAATTCACCGCCGAACTTTGACAACTGCTTTGCAGAGGTCCCCCCTTCCCAGTCCTGAAGGTCTCAAAGCGTTTTTGGCAGTGATGCTCTATTTTACGCCGGGGCAAATGCGGGTAGCAGATGCGGCGAGTAAGCTTCCAGCTTGGTTGTTGCCTATTTATCAGCAGTATTTTTAG
- a CDS encoding glycosyltransferase: MEPLQKTVILDSIAPQTLNQPATPMADNSQPRTYHQWSIANRPTAADLDRMATTARQGFRYRPTISIVMPTYNTPEQLLIEAIESVLAQVYPDWELCIADDCSTAPHMRPLLEQYQQRDPRIKVAFRPENGHISRASNSALEIATGEYVALLDHDDLLTPDALFEVASLLQLHPDADMIYTDEDKIDEKGILSEPTCKPAWCPDSFLTRMYICHLTVYRRSILTQVSGFRAGFEGSQDYDLALRFTEQTDRVYHIPRVLYHWRIHSGSAAGSTEAKPYAYEAAKKALREAIERRGEPGQVETIAKRPGHYRMRYQIAERKLVSLLIFVGDRPADLDRCLNGIVRHTDYGPYEVLAVLGTTQPEPGLLQVLQRWQTQLGTDRLRVVPCEDFNWAAAANHAAQQARGDYLVFWEDGMEPMGTAWLTRLVEQVQRSRIGVAGPMVLDPEQQIEQAGLTLGLNPEGLCLYQGLDTKVSNYANLAHIDLANNVSALRWTGMCCRRSTWARVGGVDPRLGIFAADLDFCLKLRSAGYRHIFVPESRLRQHHPLAWQHQLTDPETQRQAALRVLETKWDLQLRYDLCYSPALAGLLDRPGFRRDYERLQAQTIHSQQPLVTIAIPTYNGRRYVDEALASALQQSYPHLEVFVSDDGSTDGTIEQLQTAAAQDPQRIQLVAGPQAGMVANWNHCAEFARGKYLKFLHQDDLLDRDCLKAMVALAESDPEIALVFAPRRLLLDPSAAQDPASQRLAAGSENLHHGWSHLQAVQPGVDLLRDPRLLLAPTDPTKLDKLKQLFQDPVDPVEKVGQINKIGEPSAVLVRTDALLAVGGFDPALKQLVDLDLWLRLLAKYKVGFIARPLSSRRIHAQQVTQLNSAEKELETDARRFYHKLVAAPWFDQLHSRSQQIAQAMTKHMDRLLKSERPRLAPVPAGTERPLWSVMLPVYNPDPQQLALALQSVLDQALPADRMQIEVLDDASDRVDVRAIVQRVAGDRVLYTRQPKNRGLLGNWQDCLSRSSGQWVLLLHQDDGLLPGFVERMTRAIEQAGDRVGMVLCRHHHIDHQGRIVWTSELERETAGPVSDWVDRIAQRQRVQFSAMVVRRAAYEELGGFDPAAASAADWEMWQRLASRWGLWFEPEPLAVFRRHDGSTTSKLTRTGANIADTRRAIDLARAYLPTDRRDRLARRALQYYAQYAIGVAQDSLKRADWETAIAQLREALRCEDSIETRSAVIDCLLQTAPAAPDSPAPVDPAPIAPLTTTATTATTEETQALVRDITPLASMVVLFVPLVNEVKQAVAAYRQHSTDPKVIERLRNARRQLAEQWLRIPFDRLDEAYLARLGQANKALVETDLRYEPWTADERSFIEPLISSLQGGIKTLSQLRNFIILMMYCRAYQLPLEYGAIYLPQWFLEAYALYMQEAPLYFQEVGDADRFAQHITRWTNQVYRTNETRPEDEVSQKLARWLAYRGTFTPLYFTADSPTDIYRKRAFLIAKTLKDQGEVVDYRFGPRDPQRQKLRVGILKDHFTPQTETFTTLPAFEYLDRSRFEIILYSVFATGHPLEQYCASRADQFVHLQGSLAQQTARMRADDLDLLLIGTNVTMVTNPITVLAVQRLARVQVMSTSAPVTTGMTHVDAYISGSLTETTDAQTRYTEKLLALEGPAHAFNYDVLPQTATIQPSRASWGATDQTTVYMSGANFNKIVPELRSVWVKLLAQVADSVLVLYPFNPNWGQNYPAQPFIDRFRSDLAAVGVDPQRLVILNPLPTMADIRECLKLGDVYLDSFPFAGVNSTIDPLLVGMPPVVVEGVAFRSRMASALLQSLRIPELIAADEADYLQLAVRLAKNRDWRQALSDRIRRAMAANPVFFDSRRYSTLMGLAFEQLFAAWQRGELGAH, from the coding sequence TTGGAACCGCTCCAGAAAACCGTTATTCTCGACTCGATCGCCCCCCAAACCCTCAACCAGCCCGCAACTCCGATGGCCGACAATTCCCAGCCGCGTACCTACCACCAATGGTCGATCGCGAACCGGCCCACCGCCGCCGACCTCGATCGCATGGCCACCACGGCGCGGCAAGGATTCCGCTACCGGCCGACCATCAGCATTGTGATGCCCACCTACAACACACCGGAGCAACTGCTGATTGAGGCGATCGAGTCGGTATTGGCCCAGGTCTATCCCGATTGGGAATTGTGTATTGCGGACGATTGCTCCACCGCGCCCCACATGCGGCCGCTGCTTGAGCAATATCAACAGCGCGATCCGCGAATTAAAGTCGCCTTCCGCCCTGAAAACGGTCATATTTCCCGTGCTTCCAACTCCGCCCTGGAGATTGCAACGGGTGAATATGTTGCCCTGCTGGATCATGACGATTTGCTTACGCCGGATGCCCTGTTTGAAGTGGCCTCGCTGCTGCAACTGCATCCCGATGCGGACATGATCTACACCGACGAAGACAAAATCGATGAAAAGGGGATTTTGTCGGAACCGACCTGTAAGCCGGCCTGGTGCCCCGACTCGTTTTTGACGCGGATGTATATCTGCCACTTGACCGTTTACCGGCGATCGATTTTGACCCAGGTGAGTGGGTTTCGGGCAGGGTTTGAGGGCAGCCAAGACTATGACTTAGCCCTGCGATTTACGGAGCAGACCGATCGGGTCTATCACATTCCTCGGGTGCTCTATCACTGGCGGATTCACTCCGGATCGGCGGCGGGTTCCACCGAAGCCAAGCCCTATGCCTATGAGGCGGCGAAAAAGGCCTTGCGGGAGGCGATCGAGCGGCGCGGGGAACCGGGGCAAGTGGAAACCATCGCCAAACGACCGGGCCACTACCGAATGCGCTACCAGATCGCTGAGCGCAAATTGGTTTCCCTGCTGATTTTTGTGGGCGATCGTCCCGCCGACCTCGATCGCTGCCTGAACGGAATTGTTCGCCACACGGACTATGGCCCCTATGAGGTGCTGGCCGTGTTGGGAACCACCCAACCGGAGCCGGGCCTTTTGCAGGTGTTGCAACGGTGGCAAACCCAGTTGGGAACCGATCGACTGCGGGTCGTGCCCTGTGAGGATTTCAATTGGGCTGCTGCTGCCAATCACGCGGCGCAACAGGCCCGGGGCGATTATCTGGTGTTTTGGGAAGATGGCATGGAGCCGATGGGAACCGCTTGGTTAACCCGTCTGGTGGAACAGGTTCAGCGATCGCGCATTGGCGTGGCTGGCCCCATGGTGCTGGATCCAGAGCAGCAAATTGAACAGGCGGGCCTAACCTTAGGCCTCAATCCCGAGGGGCTTTGTCTCTATCAGGGTTTGGATACCAAGGTCTCTAACTACGCCAACCTAGCCCACATAGACCTGGCCAATAATGTTTCGGCCTTGCGCTGGACGGGGATGTGTTGCCGCCGATCGACCTGGGCGCGGGTGGGTGGTGTGGATCCGCGTTTGGGCATTTTTGCGGCGGATTTGGATTTCTGTTTGAAGTTGCGATCGGCCGGCTATCGCCATATCTTTGTGCCCGAATCGCGCCTGCGCCAGCACCACCCCCTGGCTTGGCAACATCAGCTCACGGATCCGGAAACCCAGCGCCAGGCGGCATTGCGGGTTTTGGAAACCAAGTGGGATCTCCAGTTGCGCTATGACCTTTGCTATAGTCCCGCCCTGGCCGGGTTGCTCGATCGCCCGGGATTTCGCCGGGACTACGAACGGTTGCAAGCCCAAACCATCCATAGCCAACAGCCCCTCGTCACGATCGCCATTCCCACCTATAACGGCCGGCGCTATGTTGATGAAGCCCTGGCCAGTGCGCTCCAGCAGAGCTATCCCCACTTGGAAGTGTTTGTCAGTGACGATGGTTCCACCGATGGGACGATCGAGCAACTGCAAACCGCAGCGGCTCAGGATCCCCAACGAATTCAACTGGTGGCGGGGCCGCAGGCGGGCATGGTGGCCAACTGGAACCACTGTGCGGAATTTGCGCGGGGCAAATATTTGAAGTTTTTGCACCAGGATGATTTGCTCGATCGCGACTGTCTGAAGGCCATGGTGGCCTTGGCGGAAAGCGATCCGGAAATTGCCCTGGTGTTTGCCCCCCGGCGCTTGTTGCTGGATCCGTCGGCGGCCCAGGATCCCGCTTCCCAACGGTTGGCGGCCGGCAGTGAGAACTTGCACCATGGTTGGTCGCACTTGCAGGCGGTGCAACCGGGGGTAGACCTACTGCGAGATCCGCGCTTGCTGCTGGCTCCCACGGATCCGACCAAGCTGGACAAGCTGAAACAGCTGTTTCAGGATCCGGTGGATCCTGTGGAAAAGGTGGGGCAAATCAACAAAATTGGCGAACCGAGCGCGGTGTTGGTGCGTACCGATGCTCTGTTGGCCGTGGGTGGTTTTGATCCGGCCCTGAAGCAATTGGTGGATTTGGATCTTTGGTTGCGGCTGTTGGCCAAGTACAAGGTGGGCTTTATTGCGCGCCCCCTGTCCAGTCGGCGGATCCATGCCCAGCAGGTGACCCAGCTCAATTCGGCGGAGAAAGAGTTGGAAACCGATGCTCGCCGGTTTTATCACAAGCTGGTGGCGGCTCCCTGGTTTGATCAGCTCCATTCCCGATCGCAACAAATTGCTCAGGCAATGACCAAGCATATGGATCGGCTGCTGAAATCCGAGCGGCCGCGCCTGGCTCCAGTTCCGGCGGGAACGGAGCGGCCCCTGTGGTCGGTGATGTTGCCGGTTTATAACCCCGATCCGCAGCAATTGGCCTTGGCGCTGCAAAGTGTGTTGGATCAGGCCCTGCCGGCCGATCGAATGCAGATCGAGGTGTTGGATGATGCGTCCGATCGGGTGGATGTGCGGGCGATCGTGCAGCGGGTGGCGGGCGATCGGGTGCTGTATACCCGTCAGCCCAAAAATCGAGGACTGCTAGGCAATTGGCAGGATTGTTTGAGTCGATCGTCTGGCCAGTGGGTGTTGTTGTTGCACCAGGATGATGGGTTGCTGCCGGGATTTGTGGAGCGGATGACCCGGGCGATCGAGCAGGCGGGCGACCGGGTGGGCATGGTGCTCTGTCGGCATCACCACATCGATCACCAGGGGCGAATTGTTTGGACTTCTGAACTGGAACGGGAAACGGCCGGGCCCGTGAGTGATTGGGTCGATCGGATTGCCCAGCGCCAACGGGTGCAATTTTCCGCCATGGTGGTGCGCCGCGCGGCCTATGAGGAATTGGGAGGGTTTGACCCGGCGGCGGCTTCGGCGGCCGATTGGGAAATGTGGCAGCGCCTAGCCAGTCGCTGGGGTCTGTGGTTTGAGCCAGAACCCTTGGCGGTGTTTCGGCGGCATGACGGTTCCACCACCTCCAAACTCACCCGCACTGGGGCCAACATTGCCGACACTCGCCGCGCCATTGACCTGGCCCGCGCCTATCTCCCCACCGATCGGCGCGATCGCCTGGCTCGCCGCGCCTTGCAGTACTATGCCCAATACGCGATCGGGGTGGCCCAAGACAGCCTGAAGCGGGCTGACTGGGAAACGGCGATCGCGCAACTGCGGGAAGCGCTCCGTTGTGAGGATTCGATCGAAACCCGATCGGCCGTCATTGACTGTCTGTTGCAAACGGCTCCCGCGGCCCCGGACTCACCTGCTCCGGTGGATCCGGCCCCGATCGCCCCCTTGACCACAACTGCCACAACTGCCACAACCGAGGAGACCCAAGCCCTAGTTCGGGACATTACCCCTCTGGCTTCCATGGTGGTGCTGTTTGTGCCCTTGGTGAACGAGGTGAAACAGGCCGTGGCCGCCTATCGTCAACATTCCACCGATCCCAAGGTGATTGAACGGTTGCGGAATGCCCGTCGCCAATTGGCGGAACAATGGTTGCGAATTCCGTTCGATCGCCTTGATGAGGCCTACCTGGCCCGGTTGGGTCAAGCGAACAAGGCCCTGGTGGAAACGGACTTGCGCTATGAACCCTGGACCGCTGACGAGCGATCGTTCATTGAACCCCTAATCAGCAGCCTCCAGGGAGGCATCAAAACCCTGAGCCAGCTTCGCAACTTCATCATCCTGATGATGTATTGCCGGGCCTATCAACTGCCCTTGGAATATGGCGCGATTTACTTGCCCCAATGGTTCCTAGAGGCCTATGCCCTCTACATGCAGGAAGCCCCCCTCTATTTCCAAGAGGTGGGCGATGCCGATCGCTTTGCCCAGCACATCACCCGTTGGACTAACCAGGTCTATCGCACCAACGAAACGCGCCCTGAAGATGAGGTTTCCCAAAAACTGGCCCGCTGGCTGGCCTATCGCGGCACTTTCACGCCTTTGTATTTCACCGCCGACAGCCCAACGGATATCTATCGCAAGCGAGCGTTCCTGATTGCGAAAACCCTGAAGGATCAGGGCGAAGTGGTCGATTATCGGTTTGGGCCCAGGGATCCCCAGCGGCAAAAGCTGCGGGTGGGGATTTTGAAGGATCACTTCACGCCCCAAACGGAAACCTTCACCACCCTGCCCGCCTTTGAATATTTGGATCGATCGCGCTTTGAGATCATTCTCTATAGCGTCTTTGCCACCGGTCATCCCCTGGAGCAATATTGCGCCAGCCGCGCCGATCAGTTTGTGCATTTGCAAGGAAGCTTGGCCCAACAGACGGCCCGGATGCGGGCCGATGACCTGGATTTGCTGCTGATTGGCACGAACGTCACCATGGTGACCAATCCGATCACGGTGTTGGCGGTGCAGCGCCTGGCCCGAGTGCAGGTGATGTCCACCTCAGCACCGGTCACCACGGGAATGACCCATGTGGATGCCTATATTTCCGGGTCGCTGACGGAGACCACCGATGCCCAAACCCGCTACACGGAAAAGCTGTTGGCGCTTGAGGGGCCGGCCCATGCCTTTAACTATGATGTGTTGCCCCAAACGGCGACGATTCAACCCTCGCGGGCTTCCTGGGGAGCTACGGATCAAACCACGGTTTATATGTCCGGGGCCAATTTCAACAAAATTGTGCCGGAGTTGCGATCGGTCTGGGTGAAACTGCTGGCACAGGTGGCGGATTCGGTGCTGGTGCTCTATCCGTTCAATCCCAATTGGGGGCAAAATTATCCCGCGCAACCGTTCATCGATCGGTTCCGATCGGACTTGGCCGCCGTGGGTGTGGATCCGCAGCGCCTAGTGATTTTGAATCCTTTGCCCACCATGGCCGACATTCGCGAGTGCCTGAAGCTGGGGGATGTTTATTTGGATTCGTTCCCCTTTGCGGGGGTGAATTCCACGATCGATCCGTTGCTGGTGGGAATGCCGCCCGTGGTGGTGGAAGGGGTGGCGTTCCGATCGCGGATGGCCTCGGCCCTGTTGCAATCGCTGCGAATTCCGGAGCTGATTGCGGCCGATGAGGCGGACTATCTGCAATTGGCGGTGCGGTTGGCTAAAAACCGCGACTGGCGGCAGGCCTTGAGCGATCGCATCCGGCGGGCCATGGCGGCCAACCCGGTTTTCTTTGACAGTCGCCGCTATTCAACACTGATGGGGCTAGCCTTTGAGCAACTGTTTGCCGCTTGGCAACGGGGCGAGCTAGGGGCCCACTAG
- the gshB gene encoding glutathione synthase, whose amino-acid sequence MKLAFIIDPIERLDPTHDTSVALMETAQLAGHQVFITQATDLSVRDSQAWAKLLPVTLAPVTLGEGRWLAVEDWFSLGEALWQPLEAMDAVFMRTDPPVTVPYLYATYLLDYVNPAKTLVINRPSGIRAANEKMYALQFTSVIPETIVTSDREIIRAFVERRGAAVLKPLGGKAGEGILFLEPGDRNFNSLVEISTQRGQLPVMVQQFLPEAKAGDKRVILLNGEPIGAVNRVPTGSEFRGNMAVGGAAVKVAVTDRDREIAAALAPTLQRDGLIFVGIDVIGGYLTEVNVTSPTGMREIDRLDGVRLGDRVLDWLAQNSPAQ is encoded by the coding sequence GTGAAACTGGCTTTTATCATTGACCCGATCGAACGACTCGATCCGACCCACGACACCAGCGTTGCCCTGATGGAAACGGCCCAACTGGCGGGCCACCAGGTTTTCATTACCCAAGCCACGGATCTGAGTGTGCGGGATTCCCAGGCCTGGGCCAAGCTGTTGCCGGTCACCTTGGCCCCCGTGACCCTGGGCGAAGGACGCTGGTTAGCCGTTGAGGACTGGTTCAGCTTGGGTGAAGCGCTGTGGCAGCCTCTGGAGGCCATGGATGCGGTTTTTATGCGCACCGATCCGCCCGTGACCGTGCCCTATCTGTACGCCACCTATCTGCTGGATTATGTCAATCCGGCTAAAACCCTGGTCATCAACCGCCCCAGCGGGATTCGGGCTGCCAATGAGAAAATGTATGCCCTGCAATTCACTTCGGTAATTCCCGAAACGATCGTCACCAGCGATCGGGAAATCATTCGGGCGTTTGTGGAGCGGCGGGGCGCGGCGGTGTTGAAACCCCTGGGCGGCAAAGCGGGCGAGGGCATTTTGTTTTTGGAGCCGGGCGATCGCAACTTCAATTCGCTAGTGGAAATCAGCACCCAGCGGGGTCAATTGCCGGTGATGGTGCAGCAGTTTTTGCCGGAAGCCAAGGCCGGCGATAAACGGGTGATTTTGTTGAATGGCGAGCCGATCGGGGCGGTGAATCGGGTTCCCACCGGCAGTGAGTTTCGCGGCAACATGGCCGTGGGCGGGGCGGCCGTGAAGGTGGCCGTGACCGATCGCGATCGGGAAATTGCGGCCGCCTTGGCCCCCACCCTCCAGCGCGACGGGTTGATCTTTGTGGGCATTGACGTAATCGGCGGCTACTTAACCGAAGTGAACGTCACCAGCCCCACGGGAATGCGCGAGATCGATCGGCTCGACGGGGTGCGTTTGGGCGATCGGGTTTTGGATTGGTTAGCCCAAAATTCCCCGGCCCAGTAA
- a CDS encoding CmcI family methyltransferase — MPELTEVAGSESGANDRAESATPSAPDPNAGLMNAEGRFCHWRDRPWDSVRPIQTSFLTGSDAVAIEMAARSYSYRGIQTIKNPFDWALYSLLLWELKPRTIFEIGSFAGGSALWLGDHLNNFGIDGHIYSIDINPVTDVSHPRVTFLAGDGRDLGQTLSPDWLASLPRPWLVIEDADHSYGTTIAVLEFFHGWLEQGDYVIVEDSLSAGKPLQALEEFLMVCGDEYEIDTYFCDFYERNMTWCLNGFLRKRTTAGAIAPSFPSRELGEPGLPEWDEFWLNWIDSCLDLYERSPEHWGALAELSNARSRYAHYWKEAPIEDLPVIWQSTSGQIYQRLVASRFGQRPILPTDLDFLLTFVEYCSGLPEPESAIRTALVAIAYPIPAVDRSVWERIYPQLPDWLAPAVTAALEAWQRR; from the coding sequence TTGCCTGAGTTAACGGAGGTAGCTGGCTCCGAATCGGGGGCCAACGATCGGGCAGAGTCTGCTACACCGTCAGCCCCAGACCCCAATGCTGGGCTAATGAATGCTGAGGGTCGGTTTTGCCACTGGCGCGATCGCCCCTGGGACTCAGTGCGCCCCATCCAAACCTCCTTCCTGACGGGTAGCGACGCGGTGGCGATCGAGATGGCCGCTCGCAGCTACAGCTATCGGGGCATTCAGACCATCAAAAATCCTTTTGATTGGGCGCTCTATTCCCTGCTGCTCTGGGAACTGAAGCCGCGCACCATTTTTGAAATTGGCTCCTTTGCCGGGGGAAGCGCTCTCTGGTTGGGAGATCACCTGAATAATTTTGGAATTGATGGGCATATCTACTCGATCGACATCAACCCGGTGACCGATGTGAGCCATCCAAGGGTGACCTTTTTGGCAGGGGATGGTCGAGACTTGGGGCAAACCCTTTCGCCGGACTGGTTGGCCAGCCTACCGCGCCCTTGGTTAGTGATTGAGGATGCGGATCACTCCTACGGAACAACCATTGCGGTGTTGGAGTTTTTCCACGGCTGGCTGGAGCAGGGTGATTATGTGATTGTGGAAGATAGCCTCAGTGCCGGGAAGCCACTGCAAGCCTTGGAAGAATTCTTGATGGTTTGCGGGGATGAATATGAGATTGACACCTATTTCTGTGACTTCTATGAACGGAATATGACCTGGTGTCTGAACGGTTTCCTCCGCAAACGGACGACCGCTGGGGCGATCGCCCCTTCATTCCCGTCGCGCGAACTGGGAGAGCCGGGATTGCCAGAATGGGACGAGTTTTGGTTGAACTGGATAGATAGCTGCTTGGATCTTTACGAGCGATCGCCTGAACATTGGGGGGCCTTGGCAGAACTCAGTAATGCTCGCTCTCGCTATGCCCATTACTGGAAGGAAGCGCCGATCGAAGACTTGCCGGTGATCTGGCAAAGCACCAGCGGACAAATTTATCAGCGGCTAGTGGCGAGTCGGTTTGGACAGCGGCCCATCCTGCCAACCGATCTCGATTTTCTGCTGACTTTTGTGGAATATTGCAGTGGTTTGCCGGAACCCGAATCGGCCATCCGGACGGCATTGGTGGCCATCGCCTATCCAATTCCAGCGGTCGATCGCTCAGTGTGGGAGCGAATCTATCCTCAGTTACCTGATTGGTTGGCTCCAGCGGTAACCGCCGCTTTGGAAGCATGGCAGCGGCGTTAG